From the Campylobacter sp. CNRCH_2014_0184h genome, one window contains:
- a CDS encoding rhodanese-like domain-containing protein, producing MPSGFIFAEANGEIGSIEGVKSISLAQAQEMLDQNNTYFFDVNSEQDRQANGYIPNSISTYVENWQNLLPNDKNANLVFYGLNRFRFEASQAAAVAIELGYKNSVVMLDGIESWITSGRKVEKIDTVKWEKAKEIIEFKDTIHSRFKFSNTPSCRDCHAQKGKGIRADIAASKNLINQKCATCHEKASNALAKSAHGVEKFLPAQDMQKKKEKPSCATCHSIHVTPKHSGIYSQKQLVDQKCAQCHKQKSTTFYMTFHGKGMFLSTPGETPSVATCSDCHGKHNILKSSERSSTLSPINRVQTCKSCHPNANENFANWMAHADHSDGEKYPGLHGAYIFMTILVISVFVFFGAHTILWCLRLIAMRIKYPKEWKEARKAAHEDKVRVRRFSTFHRIQHFFMAASFLGLAFSGLPQKFYDSAWAKPMIDLMGGDIINAATIHHISAIVMFAVFFSHIGEIIIVNWKRRDVARDPITGKISFMKVLKATFGPDSLMPNWQDFKDMKDHFKWFFGFGPRPQFDRWTYWEKFDYLAVFWGMFIIGISGLILWFPAFFGKFLPGEAINLATLLHSDEALLATGFIFAIHFFNTHFRADRFPMDMVIFSGNVSEEEIKQERSVWYKRLKESGKLNTLYENKSNFKAYQWLAKLAGFAMLITGLVFLFLMLYTFFNTIL from the coding sequence ATGCCATCAGGATTTATTTTTGCTGAGGCTAATGGAGAAATAGGCTCAATAGAAGGTGTAAAAAGCATTAGCTTAGCGCAAGCTCAAGAAATGCTAGATCAAAACAATACTTATTTTTTTGATGTCAATTCAGAGCAAGATAGACAAGCTAATGGCTATATACCTAATTCCATATCAACCTATGTGGAAAATTGGCAAAATTTATTACCTAATGATAAAAATGCAAATTTAGTATTTTATGGTTTAAATCGTTTTAGATTTGAAGCTTCTCAAGCTGCCGCAGTTGCTATAGAACTTGGCTATAAAAACTCTGTTGTAATGCTTGATGGCATTGAATCATGGATAACTTCAGGTAGAAAAGTTGAAAAAATAGACACAGTTAAATGGGAAAAAGCTAAAGAAATTATCGAATTTAAAGATACTATCCACTCAAGATTTAAATTTAGCAATACCCCATCTTGTCGTGATTGTCATGCTCAAAAAGGTAAAGGCATTAGAGCTGATATTGCAGCAAGTAAAAACTTAATCAATCAAAAATGCGCAACTTGCCATGAAAAAGCAAGTAATGCTTTGGCAAAAAGCGCTCATGGAGTAGAAAAATTCTTACCTGCTCAAGATATGCAAAAGAAAAAAGAAAAACCATCTTGTGCGACTTGTCACTCTATTCATGTTACCCCAAAACATTCAGGAATTTATTCACAAAAACAATTAGTCGATCAAAAATGCGCGCAATGCCATAAACAAAAAAGCACGACTTTTTATATGACTTTCCATGGTAAAGGTATGTTTTTAAGCACTCCAGGTGAAACTCCAAGTGTTGCTACTTGTTCTGATTGTCATGGTAAACACAATATTTTAAAATCAAGTGAAAGAAGCTCAACTCTCTCGCCAATTAACCGTGTTCAAACTTGCAAATCATGTCACCCAAATGCAAATGAAAATTTCGCAAATTGGATGGCACATGCTGATCATAGCGATGGCGAAAAATATCCTGGATTACATGGTGCTTATATATTTATGACTATTTTAGTGATTTCTGTGTTTGTTTTCTTTGGAGCTCATACTATACTTTGGTGCTTGCGTTTAATTGCTATGCGTATAAAATATCCTAAAGAATGGAAAGAAGCAAGAAAAGCAGCACATGAAGATAAAGTAAGAGTAAGAAGATTTAGCACTTTCCATAGAATTCAGCATTTCTTTATGGCAGCTAGCTTTTTGGGTCTTGCATTCTCAGGCTTACCGCAAAAATTCTATGATTCAGCGTGGGCTAAACCTATGATTGATTTAATGGGTGGAGATATCATTAATGCAGCAACCATACATCATATTTCAGCCATAGTAATGTTTGCAGTATTTTTCTCTCACATTGGAGAAATCATCATTGTAAATTGGAAACGCCGTGATGTAGCAAGGGATCCAATCACTGGTAAAATAAGCTTTATGAAAGTTTTAAAAGCTACTTTTGGGCCTGATTCTTTAATGCCAAATTGGCAAGATTTTAAAGATATGAAAGATCATTTTAAATGGTTCTTTGGTTTTGGGCCAAGACCACAATTTGACCGCTGGACTTATTGGGAAAAATTTGATTATCTAGCAGTATTTTGGGGTATGTTTATCATTGGTATTTCAGGGCTTATTTTATGGTTTCCTGCTTTCTTTGGTAAATTTTTACCAGGTGAAGCAATCAACTTAGCAACCCTACTTCACTCTGATGAAGCTTTACTTGCTACAGGATTTATTTTTGCAATTCACTTCTTTAATACACATTTTAGAGCAGATCGCTTCCCTATGGATATGGTGATTTTCTCAGGAAATGTTAGTGAAGAAGAGATTAAACAAGAAAGAAGCGTATGGTATAAACGCTTAAAAGAAAGTGGAAAATTAAACACTTTATATGAAAATAAAAGTAATTTCAAAGCATATCAATGGCTAGCTAAACTTGCAGGATTTGCAATGCTAATCACTGGTTTGGTGTTTTTATTTTTAATGCTTTATACTTTCTTTAACACTATCTTATAA
- a CDS encoding helix-turn-helix transcriptional regulator — MQMNEITDKLKFILQKEGIKNAKDSDVAKMLNINPDTFYSMKFRNSIPYKQILHFLNERNININAFFYEDSLESNTPALDLNYNVLKYYDVNASMGGGALNDNVSFSEVIIDEKLSDFFGSKDCDIIPCIGDSMEPEIKDDSLCLVDKSKSFKEGGVFAVNTRDGLFIKQIFKSNKGGVYLHSFNLSYADVHYQNGDFLIVGKVVGTISRI; from the coding sequence ATGCAAATGAATGAAATTACTGATAAACTTAAATTTATACTCCAAAAAGAAGGCATAAAAAATGCCAAAGATTCTGATGTGGCTAAAATGCTAAATATCAATCCTGATACCTTTTATAGTATGAAATTTAGAAATTCCATACCTTATAAACAAATACTTCATTTTTTAAATGAAAGAAATATAAACATCAATGCATTTTTTTATGAAGATTCCCTTGAGAGCAATACTCCAGCGCTTGATCTAAACTATAATGTTTTAAAATATTATGATGTTAATGCTTCTATGGGAGGTGGAGCTTTAAATGATAATGTGAGTTTTTCAGAAGTGATTATAGATGAAAAACTAAGTGATTTTTTTGGCTCAAAAGATTGTGATATCATCCCTTGTATAGGCGATAGCATGGAACCTGAAATTAAAGATGATTCTTTATGCTTAGTAGATAAAAGTAAAAGCTTTAAAGAAGGTGGGGTTTTTGCAGTAAATACTAGAGATGGTTTGTTTATCAAGCAAATTTTTAAAAGCAATAAAGGCGGGGTTTATCTACACTCTTTTAATCTAAGTTATGCAGATGTACATTATCAAAATGGCGATTTTTTAATCGTGGGTAAGGTAGTGGGGACTATAAGTAGAATTTAG
- the pstA gene encoding phosphate ABC transporter permease PstA, producing the protein MKKLFKQRKKASKNFKRFCKMGLYINLIFLCIFLSSVGYLGIGAFKQTYIYAQADRNSPSYELLSRAEQRKIRTGQIKEKSWLLANSEVDQYMKKNYNKLSDEQKTLVDELVQKQEIKLSFNTNFFLNGDSKSPENSGIFASVVGTLLVMIVCMVVSIPIGVGAAIYLEEFAPQNVFTHFIEVCINNLASIPSILFGLLGLGVFINLFGMPRSSALVGGLTLAIMSLPIIIVSTKAALKSVDINMKNAAYALGMTKIQMIKGIMLPLAMPMILTGSILTLAGAIGETAPLMIIGMIAFIPDVANSVFAPTSVLPAQIFSWSAMPERAFLERTAAGIIVLLSLLVILNLAAILLRRYFQGKLK; encoded by the coding sequence ATGAAAAAACTTTTTAAACAAAGAAAAAAAGCTTCAAAAAATTTCAAAAGATTCTGTAAAATGGGGCTTTATATAAACCTTATTTTTCTTTGTATTTTTTTATCAAGTGTAGGGTATCTTGGGATAGGAGCTTTTAAGCAAACTTACATTTATGCCCAGGCTGATAGAAATAGCCCTTCATATGAGCTTTTATCGCGTGCTGAACAAAGGAAAATAAGAACGGGTCAAATCAAAGAAAAATCTTGGCTTTTAGCAAATTCTGAAGTTGATCAATATATGAAAAAAAACTACAATAAACTAAGCGATGAACAAAAAACTTTAGTTGATGAATTAGTTCAAAAGCAAGAAATAAAACTAAGTTTTAACACAAATTTTTTCCTTAATGGAGATTCTAAATCACCTGAAAATTCAGGAATCTTTGCTTCTGTGGTTGGAACTTTACTTGTGATGATAGTTTGTATGGTTGTAAGTATCCCAATAGGAGTTGGAGCAGCTATTTATTTAGAAGAATTTGCTCCGCAAAATGTATTTACGCATTTTATAGAAGTGTGTATTAATAACCTTGCAAGTATTCCTAGTATTTTATTTGGACTTTTAGGACTTGGGGTGTTTATTAATCTTTTTGGCATGCCTCGTTCTAGTGCTTTAGTTGGAGGATTAACTTTGGCTATTATGAGTTTGCCTATTATTATTGTTTCAACTAAAGCTGCCTTAAAAAGTGTGGATATTAATATGAAAAATGCAGCATATGCTTTAGGCATGACTAAAATTCAAATGATAAAAGGTATTATGCTACCTTTGGCAATGCCTATGATTTTAACAGGTTCTATTTTAACTTTAGCAGGGGCTATTGGCGAAACAGCACCTTTGATGATTATAGGTATGATAGCTTTCATACCTGATGTAGCAAATAGTGTTTTTGCGCCAACAAGTGTTTTACCTGCTCAAATTTTTTCATGGTCAGCTATGCCAGAGCGTGCATTTTTAGAAAGAACAGCAGCAGGGATTATAGTGCTTTTATCTCTTTTGGTGATTTTAAATTTAGCAGCAATACTTTTAAGAAGATATTTTCAAGGAAAATTAAAATGA
- the pstC gene encoding phosphate ABC transporter permease subunit PstC has product MIKEKIIKLTLFLCAFVSVVVSFAIMLTILIEALKFFQKESVLTFLFSSQWAADAAFVGADGSSKHGVFGALSLFLGTFYISLIAMLTALPLGVMCAIYLGVFAGKKSKNYLKPILEIIAGIPTVVFGFFAAIVVAPFIVWFFSLFGIKASFQSALGAGFIMGIMIVPIVASLSQDCIEAVSLKRINGAYALGMTKKEVVFAVILPEAMPGIVAACLLGLSRALGETMIVVMAASLRPNLTMNFLEDMTTVTVKIVEALSGDQAFDSSLALSAFSLGLVLFIITLIINIFSVYLINRFHKRKNL; this is encoded by the coding sequence TTGATAAAAGAAAAAATAATAAAATTAACACTTTTTCTTTGTGCTTTTGTTAGTGTAGTAGTAAGCTTTGCTATTATGCTAACGATTTTAATCGAGGCTTTAAAATTTTTTCAAAAAGAAAGTGTATTAACTTTTTTATTCTCAAGTCAGTGGGCAGCAGATGCTGCATTTGTAGGTGCTGATGGAAGTAGTAAGCATGGGGTTTTTGGTGCTTTGAGTTTATTTTTGGGAACTTTTTATATTTCATTAATAGCAATGCTAACAGCCTTACCTTTAGGTGTAATGTGTGCTATTTATCTTGGAGTATTTGCAGGTAAAAAATCTAAAAACTATTTAAAACCTATTTTAGAAATCATAGCAGGAATTCCTACTGTAGTTTTCGGATTTTTCGCAGCCATAGTTGTAGCTCCTTTTATAGTGTGGTTTTTTTCTCTTTTTGGTATCAAAGCTAGTTTTCAAAGTGCCCTAGGTGCAGGTTTTATCATGGGTATTATGATAGTTCCTATAGTGGCTTCACTCTCACAAGATTGCATTGAAGCTGTAAGTTTAAAAAGGATAAATGGAGCTTATGCTTTAGGTATGACTAAAAAAGAAGTTGTTTTTGCAGTAATTTTACCAGAAGCAATGCCAGGTATAGTTGCAGCTTGTCTTTTAGGACTTTCAAGAGCTTTAGGTGAAACAATGATTGTTGTTATGGCTGCTTCACTGCGTCCAAATTTAACAATGAATTTTTTAGAAGATATGACAACAGTGACTGTAAAAATAGTAGAAGCATTAAGTGGTGATCAAGCTTTTGATAGTTCTTTAGCTTTAAGTGCATTTTCTTTAGGGCTTGTGCTTTTTATTATTACATTAATCATTAATATTTTTAGCGTTTATTTGATAAATCGCTTCCATAAAAGGAAAAATTTATGA
- a CDS encoding cytochrome c family protein has protein sequence MKHKLAKVATYACLALGISLSSQAFASSEPRTLDGYVAQEDAFFDYLYKHHPIFKYEKEGRLVGKFTHSDRTENWVLNQNGAKFATEHGLKQASITYRLPYESFLDFPNKFVGPKKCGECHPAQYASWERSRHAKTVRFPHEMEEVGGAEGLKKPMYNSQATILPDGIYPNDVYALIGTPRTKYGFIDRWLVRGTYHVEDGNLSDLSGKLTAGGNQFSRLWSEFLTPEMAQKIAAFAPGFPTKMEDFGGNGSQVWGTNSYAATYKEKAVFQPATAYCETCHTFKFDFKNKEEFYKALGNPKELQKHTISKGITCEECHGAGAHLYGARGAGMPSNCERCHQRFSYNETDAKINPRKPFNAYFKSSCPACGTEGAQMYSSAHYDKGMRCNTCHDPHEVTFNDWKSGYTKTKLKKTCKDCHETQASFFKKGGIHAKDSCTACHMPNMMSCENFGAVQNPDKGGFDNVRASHIWNIKVDKTAKTLNPPEGKERSPKVGGWTIARDDEGRFFLDLMWSCGRTSFSDINLMGPGASGCHSPVQSTLPEKLHFSNQEMIYDKVMEWQNPVKEGYEKIRKGIANIDKTFAEKTKLSVEQKSKILSLTNQAQAIADRLEKDGSWGVHGPAYSKKIIEEALIYIQEAQNILNGK, from the coding sequence ATGAAACACAAATTAGCTAAGGTTGCTACCTATGCCTGTTTAGCCTTAGGTATAAGTTTAAGTTCGCAAGCCTTTGCTTCTTCAGAGCCTAGAACTCTTGATGGTTATGTGGCTCAAGAGGATGCATTTTTTGACTATCTTTACAAACATCACCCTATTTTCAAATATGAAAAAGAAGGGCGTTTGGTAGGTAAATTTACTCATAGTGATAGAACAGAAAACTGGGTTTTAAATCAAAATGGGGCTAAATTTGCTACTGAGCATGGTTTAAAACAAGCTTCTATTACTTATCGCTTGCCTTATGAATCTTTTTTGGATTTTCCAAACAAATTTGTAGGCCCAAAAAAATGCGGTGAGTGTCACCCTGCTCAATATGCTTCTTGGGAGCGTTCTCGCCATGCAAAAACTGTGCGTTTCCCACATGAAATGGAAGAAGTTGGCGGAGCTGAAGGTTTAAAAAAACCTATGTATAACTCTCAAGCTACTATTTTACCTGATGGAATTTATCCAAATGATGTTTATGCTCTCATTGGAACACCAAGAACAAAATATGGTTTTATAGATAGATGGCTTGTGCGTGGAACCTACCATGTTGAAGATGGAAATTTGAGTGATTTAAGTGGTAAATTAACCGCTGGAGGTAATCAATTCTCAAGACTTTGGAGTGAGTTTTTAACTCCTGAAATGGCGCAAAAAATAGCTGCTTTTGCACCTGGTTTTCCTACTAAAATGGAAGATTTTGGAGGAAATGGTTCTCAAGTATGGGGAACAAACTCTTATGCTGCAACTTATAAAGAAAAAGCAGTTTTCCAGCCTGCTACTGCATATTGTGAAACCTGTCATACTTTTAAATTTGACTTTAAAAATAAGGAAGAATTTTACAAAGCACTAGGTAATCCAAAAGAACTTCAAAAACATACCATCTCAAAAGGTATTACTTGCGAGGAATGCCACGGGGCTGGAGCGCATCTTTATGGAGCAAGAGGTGCGGGTATGCCATCAAATTGCGAAAGATGTCATCAAAGATTTTCATATAATGAAACCGATGCTAAAATCAATCCTAGAAAACCTTTCAATGCGTATTTTAAATCAAGTTGTCCTGCATGTGGAACAGAAGGTGCTCAAATGTATTCTTCAGCGCACTATGATAAGGGTATGAGATGTAATACTTGTCATGATCCACACGAAGTAACTTTTAATGATTGGAAAAGCGGTTATACTAAAACAAAACTTAAAAAAACTTGCAAAGATTGCCATGAAACCCAAGCTAGCTTTTTCAAAAAAGGTGGAATTCACGCAAAAGATAGCTGTACAGCTTGTCACATGCCAAATATGATGAGTTGTGAAAATTTTGGAGCAGTTCAAAACCCTGACAAAGGTGGATTTGATAATGTTAGAGCCTCTCATATATGGAATATCAAAGTAGACAAAACCGCAAAAACACTTAACCCACCAGAAGGCAAAGAAAGATCACCTAAAGTTGGTGGTTGGACCATAGCTAGAGATGATGAAGGTAGATTTTTCCTTGATTTGATGTGGAGTTGTGGTAGAACTAGTTTTAGTGATATTAACCTAATGGGTCCTGGTGCAAGTGGTTGTCATAGTCCTGTGCAATCAACCTTACCTGAAAAACTTCACTTTAGCAATCAAGAAATGATTTATGATAAGGTAATGGAGTGGCAAAACCCTGTTAAAGAAGGCTATGAGAAAATTAGAAAAGGCATAGCAAATATTGATAAAACTTTTGCTGAAAAAACCAAACTTTCAGTAGAGCAAAAATCAAAAATACTAAGCCTAACAAATCAAGCTCAAGCCATAGCTGATAGACTAGAAAAAGATGGTTCTTGGGGTGTTCATGGACCTGCTTATTCTAAGAAAATCATAGAAGAAGCTTTAATTTATATCCAAGAAGCACAAAATATCCTAAATGGTAAATAA
- a CDS encoding substrate-binding domain-containing protein, translating to MKKLLALSMACFVSLEAVELKIAGSSTVYPFTSFVAEEYAVIKNTKTPIVESLGTGGGFKVFCEGITDISNASRAIKPSEFETCKKSGVSDIVGIMIGYDGIVLAQNKINAPLNISLHELFLALAKEIPQDGKLVPNPYTNWQQINKNLPNRKITIYGPPSSSGTRDSIEELVMVDISKKIPEYKGAYKTIRQDGAFIPSGENDNLIVSKLSVDKEAFGLFGYGFLASNDDKINAAYIDGVKADEKNISEGKYKLARSLFIYMNAKKNPEVFEFAKIYMSDDLAKSGAELEKIGLVPLDEKTLEQTQKHIEEKGLLTDELVKAGKVF from the coding sequence ATGAAAAAACTTTTAGCTTTAAGTATGGCTTGCTTTGTTAGTTTAGAAGCAGTAGAATTAAAAATAGCAGGTTCATCTACTGTCTATCCTTTTACTTCTTTTGTTGCTGAAGAATATGCTGTTATAAAAAATACAAAAACACCTATAGTTGAAAGTCTTGGCACAGGCGGTGGTTTTAAAGTGTTTTGCGAGGGTATTACTGATATTTCTAATGCTTCAAGAGCAATTAAGCCAAGTGAATTTGAAACTTGTAAAAAATCAGGTGTGAGTGATATAGTCGGGATTATGATAGGTTATGATGGCATAGTTTTAGCTCAAAATAAAATCAATGCTCCGTTAAATATAAGCTTACATGAGTTATTTTTAGCTTTGGCTAAAGAAATTCCGCAAGATGGAAAATTAGTCCCAAATCCTTATACAAATTGGCAACAAATCAATAAAAATCTACCAAATAGAAAAATTACAATCTATGGTCCCCCATCAAGTTCAGGAACAAGAGATAGTATAGAAGAGCTTGTAATGGTAGATATTTCTAAAAAAATTCCTGAATATAAAGGTGCATATAAAACTATACGCCAAGATGGAGCATTTATACCAAGCGGTGAAAATGATAATTTAATTGTTTCAAAACTTTCTGTTGATAAAGAAGCTTTTGGGCTTTTTGGATACGGATTTTTAGCTAGTAATGATGATAAAATTAATGCTGCTTACATTGATGGTGTAAAAGCTGATGAGAAGAATATTTCCGAAGGAAAATATAAACTAGCTCGTTCTTTGTTTATATATATGAATGCTAAGAAAAATCCAGAAGTATTTGAATTTGCAAAAATTTACATGAGTGATGATTTAGCTAAAAGCGGAGCAGAATTAGAAAAAATAGGATTAGTTCCTTTGGATGAAAAAACTTTAGAACAAACCCAAAAACATATAGAAGAAAAAGGTTTATTAACTGATGAGCTTGTTAAAGCAGGGAAAGTTTTTTGA
- the pstB gene encoding phosphate ABC transporter ATP-binding protein PstB gives MIAKTTNLNLFYCKKQALFDINMEIQKNKITALIGASGCGKSTFLRCFNRMNDKIAKIDGLVEIDGKDVKNQDLVVLRKKVGMVFQQPNVFVKSIYDNISYAPKLHGMIKNKDEEDALVEDCLKKVGLFEEVKDKLKQNALTLSGGQQQRLCIARALAIKPKLLLLDEPTSALDPISSSVIEELIKELSHNLSMIMVTHNMQQGKRVADYTAFFHLGELVEFGESKEFFENPKQEKTKAYLNGAFG, from the coding sequence ATGATAGCAAAAACAACAAATTTAAATTTATTTTATTGTAAAAAACAAGCTTTGTTTGATATTAATATGGAAATTCAAAAAAATAAAATCACAGCTTTAATAGGTGCTTCAGGCTGTGGAAAATCCACATTTTTGCGTTGTTTTAATAGGATGAATGACAAAATAGCAAAAATCGATGGTCTTGTTGAGATTGATGGAAAAGATGTTAAAAATCAAGATTTAGTTGTGCTTAGAAAAAAAGTCGGAATGGTATTTCAACAACCTAATGTTTTTGTAAAAAGCATTTATGATAATATTTCTTATGCTCCAAAACTCCATGGGATGATCAAAAACAAAGATGAAGAAGATGCTTTAGTGGAAGATTGTCTTAAAAAAGTAGGGCTTTTTGAGGAGGTAAAGGATAAACTAAAACAAAATGCTCTAACGCTTTCAGGTGGTCAGCAACAACGCCTTTGTATTGCAAGAGCTTTGGCTATAAAGCCAAAATTATTACTTTTAGATGAACCAACTTCTGCACTTGATCCTATATCTTCAAGTGTCATAGAAGAGCTTATTAAGGAATTAAGCCATAATCTTTCCATGATTATGGTAACACATAACATGCAACAAGGTAAGCGCGTGGCTGATTATACTGCGTTTTTTCATCTAGGTGAACTTGTAGAATTTGGAGAGAGTAAGGAATTTTTTGAAAATCCAAAACAAGAAAAAACAAAAGCTTATTTAAATGGAGCTTTTGGATAA
- the ftnA gene encoding non-heme ferritin → MLSKEVVALLNEQINKEMYAANLYLSMSSWCYEHSFDGAGAFLFEHAREESDHARKLITYLNETDSKVELKEVKKPDSDFKSLLDVFEKTFEHEQSITASINNLVDFMLSSKDYSTFNFLQWYVSEQHEEEALFRGIVDKIKLISDNGNGLYMVDQYIKSLINK, encoded by the coding sequence ATGCTATCTAAAGAAGTAGTGGCTTTATTAAACGAGCAAATCAATAAAGAAATGTATGCAGCAAATTTGTATTTGAGTATGAGTTCATGGTGCTATGAACATAGCTTTGATGGTGCGGGTGCGTTTTTGTTTGAGCATGCAAGAGAAGAAAGTGATCATGCTAGAAAACTCATCACTTATTTGAATGAAACTGATTCTAAAGTAGAATTAAAAGAAGTTAAAAAACCTGATAGTGATTTTAAATCATTGCTTGATGTGTTTGAAAAAACTTTTGAGCATGAGCAAAGCATTACTGCTTCTATTAATAATCTTGTAGATTTTATGCTTTCAAGTAAAGATTATTCTACTTTTAATTTCTTACAATGGTATGTAAGCGAACAACACGAAGAAGAAGCACTTTTTAGAGGTATAGTAGATAAAATCAAACTCATAAGCGATAATGGCAATGGCTTATACATGGTAGATCAATACATCAAAAGCTTAATCAATAAATAA
- a CDS encoding response regulator transcription factor: protein MLNIILIEDDKDLNELISLRLSQENIKIYSYFDFFDLETFLDTNEIDLIIMDRNLPSGDSVEMIKQLRKKGYMEPVIFLSAKTLQKDILEGFEQGCDDYICKPFDFNELLFRIKAVTKRNKTPKEQISYQDFTLYIEDRKLTYKTNTFENLSTLDVELLKCFFNHKNQLLSRQFLSEQVWKNDTTSDKTINTAILRLKQKIPQIKENIISVRSVGYKLC, encoded by the coding sequence ATGTTAAATATTATTTTGATAGAAGATGATAAAGATTTAAATGAGTTAATTAGTTTAAGACTTAGTCAAGAAAATATAAAAATTTATAGTTATTTTGATTTTTTTGACTTAGAAACCTTTCTAGATACAAATGAAATAGACTTAATCATCATGGATAGAAATTTACCAAGTGGCGATAGTGTAGAGATGATAAAACAATTAAGAAAAAAAGGTTATATGGAGCCTGTGATTTTTCTTAGTGCAAAGACTTTACAAAAAGATATTTTAGAAGGTTTTGAGCAAGGCTGTGATGATTATATATGTAAACCCTTTGATTTTAATGAGCTTTTATTTAGAATTAAAGCTGTAACTAAAAGAAATAAAACTCCAAAAGAACAAATTTCTTATCAAGATTTTACCTTATATATAGAAGACAGAAAACTAACCTATAAAACAAATACATTTGAAAATTTATCAACCCTAGATGTGGAATTACTCAAGTGTTTTTTTAATCACAAAAATCAACTTCTAAGCCGTCAATTTTTAAGTGAGCAAGTATGGAAAAATGACACAACAAGCGATAAGACAATCAATACAGCTATTTTAAGATTAAAACAAAAAATTCCACAAATTAAAGAAAATATCATTTCAGTGCGCTCGGTGGGCTATAAATTGTGCTAA
- a CDS encoding sensor histidine kinase, producing MFYFFNESYINTTVKNTYEQKLKTLNDVLQFQLLDTLNSNNIKQFAQNTRADFIIKQNDDIFSSLKDYSYFLKHFKSNFTHDFYKQKEIYFKAYAYKNYQYIIIVYPKIHSLVQNFWIKNIIIFSFFLLVLVVFYFVVFYFFKNYFQELLLFVKSIKSNTNFILKYNFVYELKNLNLRLLKIKKLLIKQELKNKKQAKKIQTKNTQLSNVISAISHELKNPISVIDLSLQSLKETNDENMKLFLLEKIHKQSVKINQLTHKLNFVFNLNFDSLNLEKFDLYALSKNLLESFRDDRLKIQGQTSFIIADKFLIEQVIINLIDNALKYSKKEVLIIIKNQNFTIIDQGVGIEEKHLKFITKKFYKVNSTQNNSFGLGLFLVKKILTLHKSSLKIQSNSQKGSVFSFSINL from the coding sequence TTGTTTTATTTTTTTAATGAAAGCTATATCAATACTACGGTAAAAAATACTTATGAGCAAAAACTAAAAACACTCAATGATGTTTTACAATTTCAGTTATTAGATACACTAAATTCCAATAATATCAAGCAATTTGCTCAAAATACTAGAGCAGATTTTATCATTAAACAAAATGATGATATTTTTTCATCATTAAAAGATTATTCTTATTTTCTAAAACATTTTAAGTCTAATTTTACCCATGATTTTTATAAGCAAAAAGAAATTTATTTTAAAGCTTATGCTTATAAAAACTATCAATACATCATCATTGTATATCCTAAAATACACTCTTTGGTGCAAAATTTTTGGATTAAAAATATTATTATTTTTTCTTTCTTTTTACTTGTACTTGTTGTGTTTTATTTTGTTGTGTTTTATTTTTTCAAAAATTATTTTCAAGAATTATTATTGTTTGTTAAAAGTATAAAATCAAATACTAATTTCATTTTAAAATATAATTTCGTTTATGAATTAAAAAATTTAAATTTACGCTTATTGAAAATTAAAAAATTACTCATCAAGCAAGAATTAAAAAACAAAAAACAAGCTAAGAAAATTCAAACCAAAAACACCCAATTAAGCAATGTAATCAGCGCTATATCACATGAGCTTAAAAACCCTATAAGCGTTATAGATTTGAGCTTGCAATCTTTAAAAGAAACTAATGATGAAAATATGAAATTATTTTTACTTGAAAAAATTCACAAACAAAGCGTAAAAATCAACCAACTAACACACAAACTCAATTTTGTTTTTAATCTTAATTTTGATTCTTTAAATTTAGAAAAATTCGACCTATATGCTTTAAGTAAAAATTTATTAGAAAGTTTTAGAGATGATAGGTTGAAAATTCAAGGCCAAACAAGCTTTATCATAGCGGATAAATTTCTCATAGAACAAGTTATCATTAATCTAATAGACAATGCCTTAAAATACAGTAAAAAAGAGGTGTTAATCATCATAAAAAATCAAAATTTTACTATCATAGATCAAGGTGTAGGCATAGAAGAAAAACACCTTAAATTTATAACAAAAAAATTCTACAAAGTAAACTCAACACAAAATAACTCTTTTGGACTAGGATTGTTTTTAGTTAAAAAAATACTCACATTACACAAAAGCTCTTTAAAAATTCAATCTAACTCACAAAAAGGTAGTGTTTTTTCTTTTAGTATTAATTTATAA